From the genome of Muricauda sp. SCSIO 64092, one region includes:
- a CDS encoding TIGR02281 family clan AA aspartic protease, translated as MDSLKSFLNSKNYTRVKLKMTVTNHFELEATINGIPGRFILDTGASNTCIGMDRIEFFNLNFEVSDIKAAGAGALEMETLISTNNTIEIGAWKRRRQKIVLFDLVHVNQALTNHDSRPVDGIIGADLLKKGKAVIDYSKKRLYLKLGNP; from the coding sequence ATGGATTCGCTCAAATCTTTCCTCAATTCAAAAAACTACACTAGGGTCAAACTAAAAATGACGGTGACCAATCATTTTGAACTGGAAGCGACAATAAATGGAATTCCCGGACGGTTCATTCTGGATACGGGAGCTTCCAACACTTGTATTGGAATGGATCGGATTGAATTTTTCAACTTAAATTTTGAAGTATCGGATATCAAGGCCGCAGGAGCTGGGGCCCTTGAGATGGAAACCTTGATTTCAACCAATAATACCATTGAAATTGGGGCATGGAAAAGGCGTAGGCAAAAAATTGTACTATTTGACCTTGTCCATGTTAACCAAGCCCTTACCAATCATGATTCCCGACCTGTTGATGGAATTATAGGGGCCGATCTTTTGAAAAAAGGAAAAGCGGTAATTGATTACAGTAAAAAAAGGCTTTATCTAAAATTGGGTAACCCCTAA